The Malus domestica chromosome 13, GDT2T_hap1 genome includes a window with the following:
- the LOC103424070 gene encoding armadillo repeat-containing protein LFR, which produces MQKREQNKSSGGGGGASQPPAKRGRPFGSGGNSAAAAAASAADTAAPSTLLGPSLHVHSSFADQNNKRIVLALQSGLKSELTWALNTLTLLSFKEKDDMRRDATPLAKIPGLLDALLSVIDDWRDIALPKEHVKAPRVRTLGANLVVTGFGNEYEALGSNGNVPHPGFGSGTQEALVLSAVTKLRASSEWWHDEDGLFNLDEEGRAERQQCAVAASNIIRNFSFMPENEVIMAQHRHCLETVFQCIEDYVTEDEELVTNSLETVVNLAPLLDLGIFSSSKPSYIRITGKRAVQAIMGMLGFVVKTWHCAAAELLGRLVINPDNEPFLLPFVPQIHKRLVDLMSLPSIDAQTVHGAQAAAVGALYNFAEVNMDCRLKLASERWAIDRLLKVIKQPHPVPEVCRKAAMILESLVSEPQNRALLLAYENAFAEIVFSDARYSDTFARILYELTSRPNNKVAAARGVWGM; this is translated from the exons GAGCAAAACAAGTCTAGTGGCGGAGGTGGCGGAGCCTCGCAGCCGCCGGCGAAGAGAGGCCGCCCATTTGGCAGCGGCGGAAACAGCGCAGCAGCTGCTGCCGCTTCCGCCGCCGATACGGCAGCTCCGTCGACTCTCCTCGGTCCTTCCCTTCACGTCCACAGTTCCTTCGCCG ATCAGAACAATAAAAGGATAGTCCTGGCTCTTCAAAGCGGCTTGAAGAGTGAGCTGACATGGGCGTTGAACACTCTCACATTACTCTCTTTTAAAGAGAAAGATGACATGCGCAGAGACGCAACCCCTCTCGCAAAGATTCCTGGGTTGCTTGATGCTCTTCTCAGCGTT ATTGATGATTGGCGTGATATAGCCCTTCCAAAAGAACATGTAAAGGCGCCCAGAGTAAGAACTTTGGGTGCAAATTTGGTTGTAACAGGGTTTGGAAATGAGTACGAGGCATTGGGTTCAAATGGCAATGTCCCGCATCCTGG CTTCGGATCCGGTACTCAAGAAGCATTAGTGCTGAGTGCTGTGACCAAACTTCGTGCTTCTTCGGAGTGGTGGCATGATGAAGATGGTCTGTTTAACCTGGATGAAGAAGGTCGAGCAGAAAGACAGCAGTGTGCTGTTGCTGCTTCAAATATCATTCGCAACTTCTCTTTCATGCCAGAAAATGAAGTCATTATGGCCCAACATCGCCATTGTCTGGAAACAGTGTTCCAGTGCATAGAAGATTATGTCACAG AGGATGAGGAACTTGTGACAAATTCTCTTGAGACGGTTGTGAATTTGGCTCCGTTGCTTGACCTTGGAATTTTCAGCTCATCAAAGCCATCCTACATAAGGATAAC AGGAAAACGTGCAGTTCAAGCCATCATGGGGATGCTGGGGTTTGTAGTCAAAACCTGGCATTGTGCTGCAGCTGAGTTACTTGGGCGTTTGGTCATAAACCCTGATAATGAACCCTTCCTTCTTCCCTTTGTTCCACAG ATACACAAGAGATTGGTTGATCTTATGAGCTTACCATCGATAGATGCACAAACAGTGCATGGGGCCCAAGCGGCTGCAGTTGGTGCACTCTACAACTTCGCTGAAGTGAATATGGACTGCAGGCTAAAACTCGCTAGTGAGCGATG GGCCATTGATCGATTGTTAAAAGTCATCAAGCAACCGCATCCAGTTCCTGAAGTTTGCAGGAAAGCTGCGATGATATTGGAAAGCCTTGTGTCTGAGCCACAGAACCGAGCGTTGCTGCTAGCTTATGAGAATGCATTTGCTGAAATAGTATTCTCAGATGCCAGGTATTCTGATACCTTTGCCAGGATTTTGTATGAACTGACGTCTAGACCTAACAACAAAGTGGCAGCAGCCCGTGGTGTTTGGGGCATGTAA